In one window of Maribacter sp. BPC-D8 DNA:
- the pyrF gene encoding orotidine-5'-phosphate decarboxylase: MTTQELVDQIHKKQSFLCIGLDTDLEKIPAFLLEEEDPIFSFNKAIIDATHELCVAYKPNIAFYEAYGVQGWSALRKTIKYLNANYPDIFTIADAKRGDIGNTSTRYAKAFFEDLNFDSITIAPYMGRDSVEPFLAFEDKHTILLALTSNEGAFDFQTKKIDGVELYKEVLSVSTTYKGSENLMYVVGATKAEYLKEIREIVPNSFLLVPGVGAQGGSLKDVCKYGMTKDIGLLINSSRGIIYASDQENFADAAKAKAEELQEAMKIELEKLN; the protein is encoded by the coding sequence ATGACCACTCAAGAGTTAGTAGATCAAATACATAAGAAACAATCTTTTTTGTGTATTGGTTTAGATACCGATTTAGAAAAGATTCCGGCTTTTTTATTAGAAGAAGAAGATCCTATTTTCTCTTTCAATAAAGCTATTATCGACGCTACTCATGAATTGTGCGTGGCGTATAAGCCAAATATTGCTTTTTATGAAGCTTATGGAGTACAAGGTTGGTCGGCATTGCGTAAAACGATTAAATATTTAAATGCTAATTATCCTGATATTTTTACCATTGCAGATGCTAAAAGGGGAGATATAGGTAATACTTCTACAAGATATGCTAAGGCATTTTTTGAAGATTTAAATTTTGATTCCATAACTATAGCTCCTTATATGGGGAGAGATTCTGTTGAGCCTTTTTTAGCCTTTGAGGATAAGCATACTATTTTACTGGCACTAACTTCAAATGAAGGTGCTTTTGATTTTCAGACAAAAAAGATAGACGGGGTAGAACTTTATAAAGAAGTGCTATCTGTTTCTACAACTTATAAGGGGTCTGAGAACTTAATGTATGTAGTAGGGGCTACCAAGGCTGAATATCTTAAAGAAATTCGCGAGATAGTACCTAATAGCTTTTTATTGGTACCTGGTGTAGGTGCGCAAGGCGGAAGCTTGAAAGATGTGTGTAAATATGGTATGACCAAAGATATTGGTCTACTAATTAATTCTTCACGCGGAATAATATATGCGTCTGATCAAGAAAATTTTGCAGATGCAGCCAAAGCTAAGGCTGAAGAATTACAAGAAGCTATGAAAATAGAGCTAGAAAAATTAAACTAA
- the prfA gene encoding peptide chain release factor 1, with product MIDKLNIVKQRFDEVSDLIIQPGIISDQEKYVKLTKEYKDLRDLMDKREEYLELTNNITEAEEIIADGSDAEMIEMAKMQLDEAKGGLPKLEEDIKLMLIPKDPEDAKDVVVEIRAGTGGDEASIFAGDLFRMYTKYCESKGWKTNVIDLSEGTSGGYKEIQFEVSGTNVYGTLKFEAGVHRVQRVPQTETQGRVHTSAATVMVLPEAEEFDVQIDPKDVRIDFFCSSGPGGQSVNTTYSAVRLTHIPTGLIAQCQDQKSQHKNKDKAFRVLRSRLYDLELAKKQEEDAAKRNSQVSSGDRSAKIRTYNYPQGRVTDHRIGLTLYDLSNIIDGDVQKIIDELSFVENTEKLREASEIF from the coding sequence ATGATAGACAAGTTAAACATAGTAAAACAACGTTTTGATGAGGTTTCAGACCTTATAATTCAGCCAGGTATTATATCTGACCAAGAGAAATATGTAAAACTCACAAAAGAATATAAAGATCTTAGAGATTTAATGGATAAGCGAGAAGAATATCTTGAGCTTACCAATAATATTACCGAAGCCGAAGAGATTATTGCTGATGGAAGTGATGCGGAAATGATTGAAATGGCAAAAATGCAATTGGATGAGGCTAAAGGCGGATTGCCAAAGCTTGAAGAGGATATTAAGTTAATGCTGATCCCTAAAGATCCAGAAGATGCAAAAGATGTAGTAGTAGAAATCAGAGCCGGAACGGGTGGAGATGAAGCTAGTATTTTTGCAGGTGATCTTTTTAGAATGTACACAAAGTATTGTGAGAGCAAAGGATGGAAAACTAATGTAATTGACCTTAGTGAAGGTACTAGTGGTGGTTACAAAGAAATTCAGTTCGAGGTTTCTGGTACTAATGTTTATGGAACTTTGAAATTTGAAGCTGGTGTACACCGTGTACAACGTGTACCTCAAACAGAAACACAGGGTCGAGTACATACGAGTGCAGCTACAGTTATGGTTTTACCTGAAGCTGAAGAATTTGATGTGCAAATAGATCCTAAAGATGTAAGAATAGATTTTTTCTGTTCTTCTGGTCCTGGTGGTCAGTCTGTGAACACAACATATTCTGCGGTACGTTTAACGCACATACCAACCGGATTGATCGCGCAATGTCAAGATCAAAAATCGCAACATAAAAATAAGGACAAAGCTTTTAGAGTACTTCGTTCTAGATTATACGATTTAGAATTGGCAAAGAAGCAAGAAGAAGATGCTGCTAAACGAAACTCTCAAGTAAGTAGTGGTGACCGTTCTGCAAAGATTAGAACATACAACTACCCACAAGGTAGAGTTACCGATCACCGAATAGGTCTTACTTTATATGATTTGTCTAACATTATAGACGGTGACGTTCAAAAAATAATAGACGAATTAAGTTTTGTAGAAAATACAGAGAAATTGAGGGAGGCCTCTGAGATATTTTAA
- a CDS encoding alpha/beta fold hydrolase, translating into MLHYITYPHETSTTWVTFVHGAGGSSSIWYKQIREFKKHFNVLLLDLRGHGNSKPSLKNVFDEKYTFDVITNDIVEVIDHEKIEKSHFVGISLGTILIRNLAENHPERVESMVMGGAIMKLNLRSQILIKLGVVFKTVIPYLWLYKFFAIIIMPNKNHRESRLLFVREAKKLYQKEFIRWFKLTSEINPLLQFFRSADIKIPTLYVMGEEDYLFLPSIRKIAKSHQHSQLIVVEDCGHVVNVEQPNFFNEKVVAYLVQQG; encoded by the coding sequence TTGCTTCATTATATAACGTATCCACATGAAACTTCTACTACCTGGGTCACCTTTGTGCATGGTGCAGGTGGTAGTTCTTCTATATGGTATAAGCAAATTCGAGAATTTAAAAAGCATTTTAATGTATTGCTTTTAGATTTGCGAGGGCACGGTAATTCTAAACCTAGCCTTAAGAATGTTTTTGATGAAAAATATACCTTTGATGTTATTACTAATGATATCGTTGAGGTTATTGATCATGAGAAAATTGAGAAATCGCACTTTGTTGGTATTTCGTTAGGTACGATACTGATTAGAAATTTAGCAGAAAATCATCCTGAACGAGTAGAGAGTATGGTTATGGGTGGCGCTATTATGAAGCTGAACCTACGTTCTCAAATACTTATTAAACTTGGTGTCGTGTTTAAAACAGTTATACCTTACCTGTGGTTGTACAAATTCTTCGCAATTATTATAATGCCTAATAAGAATCACAGAGAGTCTAGATTGCTCTTTGTGCGTGAAGCAAAGAAATTGTATCAAAAAGAATTTATTCGTTGGTTCAAACTTACGTCAGAGATTAATCCGCTACTACAATTTTTTAGATCTGCAGATATTAAAATACCTACGCTTTATGTTATGGGTGAAGAAGATTATCTGTTTTTACCTAGCATTCGTAAAATAGCAAAATCTCATCAGCATTCTCAGTTAATCGTAGTTGAAGACTGTGGTCATGTAGTTAATGTAGAGCAGCCTAATTTTTTCAACGAGAAGGTAGTGGCTTATTTAGTGCAGCAGGGCTAA
- a CDS encoding ubiquinol-cytochrome c reductase iron-sulfur subunit has product MERKKFLRTLGAGAAFAITFPCLGSCSKDSDVEGDIVAQPTDVDFTIDLESSEAAKLAKNGGFILKNLVVVVKNLEGEFVAATQICSHEQYDQVRFVNQDGGIFYCDVHGSKFSQTGTPLNEIPNSTSKSLKIYNTSLEGSILRVFE; this is encoded by the coding sequence ATGGAAAGAAAAAAATTTTTACGAACACTTGGTGCCGGTGCAGCATTTGCAATTACTTTTCCTTGTTTAGGAAGCTGTTCAAAAGATAGCGATGTAGAAGGTGATATTGTAGCCCAACCAACCGATGTAGATTTTACAATCGATCTTGAGTCTTCTGAAGCTGCAAAGCTGGCTAAGAACGGAGGTTTTATTCTTAAAAACTTAGTAGTTGTCGTTAAAAATCTTGAAGGCGAATTTGTTGCTGCAACTCAAATCTGTAGCCACGAGCAATACGATCAAGTACGATTTGTAAATCAAGATGGAGGTATTTTTTATTGCGATGTACATGGGTCTAAATTTTCGCAAACCGGTACGCCGTTAAATGAAATTCCGAATAGTACTTCTAAGTCTTTAAAGATTTATAATACCAGCCTAGAGGGTTCTATATTGCGTGTTTTTGAATAA
- a CDS encoding FAD:protein FMN transferase has protein sequence MTCFAYGQEKQYVTVKKSYEVMGGEFDITVISEDEELGYIYILEALAEVQRIEKLISSWDEESETSLVNKNAGIKPVPVSWELYKLIERSILLSEITNGAFDITFTTLNDIWKLDGSMDAMPTSSEINEVKRKIGYKNIILNSKEQTVYLNKKGMRISFGGIGKGFAADKVKALLVSNEVKAGIINIDGDITTWGTKVTGDKWLIGVVNPDLKGGISSWIPILESSVATTGGDGNFILSGNEKYTHIINPKTGYPATGINSVSVFSKSAETSDALATSIFVMGLDAGLALINQLGDTEVIIVDSNNKMHKSNGILLY, from the coding sequence ATGACCTGCTTTGCGTACGGTCAAGAGAAACAGTACGTAACGGTTAAGAAATCTTACGAGGTAATGGGCGGTGAATTTGATATTACCGTAATTTCTGAAGATGAAGAACTAGGGTATATTTATATACTAGAGGCGTTGGCAGAAGTGCAAAGAATAGAAAAACTTATTTCTTCTTGGGATGAAGAATCTGAAACGAGCTTGGTAAATAAAAATGCAGGAATCAAACCTGTACCTGTAAGTTGGGAGCTGTATAAACTTATAGAGCGATCTATTCTATTATCTGAAATTACGAATGGTGCTTTTGATATTACGTTTACAACGTTAAACGATATTTGGAAACTCGATGGTTCTATGGATGCCATGCCAACTTCAAGTGAGATAAATGAAGTAAAGCGTAAAATTGGGTATAAGAACATTATACTAAATAGTAAAGAACAAACCGTTTATCTTAATAAAAAAGGAATGCGAATTTCTTTTGGTGGTATTGGTAAAGGTTTTGCTGCAGATAAGGTAAAAGCTTTATTAGTTTCTAATGAGGTAAAAGCGGGTATTATCAATATAGATGGCGATATTACTACTTGGGGTACAAAAGTAACAGGAGATAAATGGCTTATAGGTGTGGTGAACCCTGATTTAAAAGGCGGTATATCTTCCTGGATTCCTATTTTAGAATCTTCAGTAGCTACGACTGGTGGCGATGGTAATTTTATATTGTCAGGTAATGAAAAATACACTCATATTATAAATCCAAAAACTGGGTATCCGGCAACGGGTATTAATAGTGTTTCGGTTTTTTCCAAAAGTGCCGAAACATCAGATGCATTAGCTACTTCGATATTTGTAATGGGTCTTGATGCAGGGCTTGCACTAATTAATCAGTTGGGCGATACAGAGGTAATTATTGTGGATAGCAACAATAAAATGCATAAAAGCAATGGTATATTGCTTTATTAG
- a CDS encoding Lrp/AsnC family transcriptional regulator, with product MNPKIDELNWKILKQLQNNARESFANIGRTVGLTAPAVAERVKKMEDLGIIQGYKATVSHALTGHQLKAIITLRAFMGKLKPFLSVVLTLEEVINCYRITGNENIVMEVVLKDQFHLEKFIDQLIQYGETRTHIVLSQVISNAPMHKIK from the coding sequence TTGAATCCAAAGATAGACGAGCTTAATTGGAAAATACTGAAACAATTGCAAAATAATGCTAGAGAATCATTTGCAAATATTGGGCGTACCGTAGGGCTCACAGCACCTGCAGTTGCTGAACGTGTTAAAAAAATGGAAGACCTTGGTATTATACAAGGTTATAAGGCTACCGTGTCTCATGCGTTGACAGGTCATCAATTAAAAGCCATTATAACATTGCGGGCTTTCATGGGAAAATTAAAACCATTTTTGTCTGTGGTTCTTACTTTAGAAGAAGTCATAAACTGTTATCGAATTACCGGAAATGAGAATATAGTCATGGAGGTTGTTTTAAAAGATCAGTTTCATCTAGAAAAATTTATTGATCAATTAATTCAATATGGTGAAACTAGAACGCATATTGTTTTATCGCAGGTAATTTCGAATGCCCCAATGCACAAGATAAAATAG
- a CDS encoding alpha/beta hydrolase, which translates to MMKKILLLAFVLISSVVYSQELRLLRGAITDNLVVNDTVNDTYSLYLPSNFEVNRPWPVAFVMDLKGKGKAAVSILINAAEQEGYVLASSNNLSDSLAISENVLIANRMFNAVFNTIPTAKNRTYTAGFGSGAMFASILPTFVREIKGVISIGASVGNVEILNTKQPFQFIGLVNRSDYNFTSMYNTKQVLNKLKFPNELLVFDGARNLPEKEIIAKAFRMLTLTSMAKGHIQRNDSLIKSSYDEFLVDVNKNVSNQKPLLATYQMFDMEKIFYPLMKLDSLKASQKVFKRSTSYRQANRSQNSYFLKESFTKEDYGYYLEEDIISYNYANLGWWNFQMEELNKLDKSSNLFERQMSSRLRGYINALVSDNIDYIAADEKVDFEALNLLYMIKTITAPAEHDGYLKVISMSSKMEDYGTALFYLEELLKNGYTDKEGLYDIEHTSLFRIMPEFNEVVEKYLKGARYDVIEQ; encoded by the coding sequence ATGATGAAAAAAATACTACTCCTTGCCTTCGTTTTAATTTCTTCGGTAGTGTATTCTCAAGAGCTTAGACTTTTGAGAGGTGCCATTACAGATAATTTAGTTGTAAATGATACTGTAAATGATACATACTCACTTTATTTACCTTCTAATTTTGAAGTGAATAGACCTTGGCCTGTTGCTTTTGTGATGGATTTGAAAGGGAAGGGAAAGGCAGCGGTGTCAATTTTAATTAATGCCGCTGAGCAAGAAGGCTATGTTTTGGCAAGTTCTAATAATCTTAGTGATTCACTTGCTATTTCTGAAAACGTGCTAATTGCAAACAGAATGTTTAATGCTGTTTTTAATACAATACCTACTGCAAAAAACCGCACATATACTGCAGGGTTTGGAAGTGGTGCAATGTTCGCATCTATTTTACCTACGTTTGTTCGAGAGATAAAAGGTGTTATTTCTATAGGGGCATCGGTTGGTAATGTTGAAATATTAAATACAAAACAACCTTTTCAGTTTATTGGTTTGGTCAATAGATCAGATTATAATTTTACTTCAATGTATAATACCAAGCAGGTGCTGAATAAATTAAAATTCCCAAATGAATTGTTGGTGTTTGATGGTGCTCGAAATCTACCAGAGAAAGAGATAATTGCGAAAGCATTTAGAATGTTGACATTGACCAGTATGGCTAAAGGTCATATACAGCGAAACGATAGTTTAATAAAAAGTTCATACGATGAGTTTTTGGTCGATGTAAATAAGAATGTATCAAACCAGAAACCACTTTTAGCTACATATCAAATGTTTGATATGGAGAAAATTTTCTATCCTTTAATGAAGTTAGATTCTTTAAAGGCTTCTCAAAAGGTTTTTAAACGTAGTACGTCTTATAGGCAGGCTAATAGAAGTCAAAATAGTTATTTTCTGAAGGAGTCATTCACGAAAGAAGATTACGGATATTATTTAGAGGAAGATATTATTTCCTACAACTATGCTAATTTAGGATGGTGGAATTTTCAGATGGAAGAATTAAATAAATTAGATAAGAGTTCTAATTTGTTCGAACGTCAAATGTCAAGTAGATTAAGAGGTTATATAAATGCCCTAGTTTCTGATAATATAGATTATATAGCTGCTGATGAGAAAGTAGATTTTGAAGCTTTAAATTTATTATACATGATAAAAACCATAACTGCACCTGCAGAACATGATGGTTATTTAAAGGTAATCTCAATGAGTTCAAAAATGGAAGATTACGGTACGGCCTTATTCTATTTAGAAGAACTTTTAAAAAACGGTTATACGGATAAAGAAGGGTTGTATGATATAGAGCACACATCATTGTTCAGAATAATGCCTGAATTCAATGAGGTGGTCGAAAAGTACCTGAAAGGTGCTAGATATGATGTTATTGAACAGTAA
- a CDS encoding DUF4197 domain-containing protein, with product MIKKVSLAICMLLAVSCAELQQVVNQLPTSTEGVLSNDAIANGLKEALDLGIEKQVSKLTATDGFYKNELVKILLPEDLQKVDKTLRDIGLGSLADEGLKVLNRAAEDAVSEATPIFVNAVKDMSFVDAKNILLGSNDAATSYLETKTNTELYAKFNPVINESFKKVGADKIWSSIITKYNAIPLTNNVNPDLTDYVTEQALSGVYKMIAVEEEEIRTKYSSRTTDVLKKVFALQDKK from the coding sequence ATGATAAAAAAAGTAAGCTTAGCTATATGCATGTTACTAGCTGTTTCATGTGCAGAGTTACAACAGGTAGTAAATCAATTACCAACTTCTACAGAAGGTGTTTTAAGTAACGATGCCATTGCAAACGGATTAAAAGAAGCATTAGACCTCGGTATCGAAAAACAGGTTAGCAAACTAACTGCAACTGATGGTTTCTACAAAAATGAGTTAGTAAAAATATTATTACCAGAAGATTTACAGAAGGTAGATAAGACTTTACGCGATATAGGCTTAGGTAGCTTAGCAGATGAAGGATTAAAAGTTTTAAATCGCGCAGCTGAAGATGCTGTTTCTGAAGCAACCCCAATTTTTGTGAATGCTGTAAAAGACATGTCTTTCGTAGATGCCAAAAATATACTTTTAGGAAGCAATGACGCTGCAACTTCTTATTTGGAAACAAAAACGAATACTGAATTGTATGCAAAATTCAATCCGGTAATAAATGAGTCTTTCAAAAAGGTAGGTGCAGATAAAATTTGGAGCTCGATAATTACGAAATACAATGCTATACCACTTACAAATAATGTTAATCCTGATTTAACGGATTACGTTACTGAACAAGCTCTTTCAGGTGTATATAAAATGATAGCTGTTGAAGAAGAGGAGATTAGAACAAAATACTCATCTAGAACAACAGATGTACTTAAAAAAGTATTTGCACTTCAAGATAAAAAGTAG
- the purU gene encoding formyltetrahydrofolate deformylase: MKTTILIHCPDQAGIICTVTGFISKNKGNIVYLDQHVDKPANVFFMRTVVEFEEDFSDLAHFKALFQKELASTYNMQWSIHTDDKLPKMAIFVSKYKHCLYDLLSRYRSGELEVEIPFILSNHNDLRHIADQFNIPFFHVPFTKENRVEAEKEQLALLEKHDINFIVLARYMQIVSGTLINKFPNKIINIHHSFLPAFAGAKPYHAAFKRGVKIIGATSHYVTEELDAGPIIEQDVTTVTHSHSIEDFIAKGRDLEKIVLSRGVKLHIARKTMVYNNKTVIFS; encoded by the coding sequence TTGAAAACAACAATTTTAATCCATTGTCCGGATCAAGCAGGTATTATATGCACCGTAACCGGATTTATAAGTAAAAACAAGGGCAACATTGTTTACCTTGATCAGCATGTAGACAAACCAGCTAACGTATTTTTTATGCGTACCGTGGTAGAATTTGAAGAAGACTTCTCTGACTTAGCTCATTTTAAAGCCCTTTTTCAAAAAGAGTTGGCTTCCACATATAACATGCAATGGAGTATACACACAGACGATAAATTACCTAAAATGGCTATTTTCGTTTCTAAGTACAAGCATTGTCTTTATGATTTATTAAGTAGATACCGTTCTGGTGAATTAGAGGTTGAAATACCTTTTATATTAAGTAACCATAATGACCTACGACACATAGCTGATCAATTTAATATTCCTTTCTTTCATGTTCCTTTCACTAAAGAGAACAGAGTTGAAGCAGAAAAGGAACAGTTGGCGCTGTTAGAAAAGCATGATATCAACTTCATTGTATTGGCTAGATATATGCAAATCGTTAGCGGAACACTTATCAATAAGTTCCCTAATAAGATTATAAATATTCACCATTCATTCTTACCAGCGTTTGCAGGAGCAAAACCTTATCATGCAGCTTTTAAAAGAGGCGTAAAAATTATCGGTGCAACGAGTCATTATGTAACAGAAGAACTAGATGCAGGTCCGATCATTGAGCAAGATGTAACCACGGTAACTCACTCCCACTCCATTGAAGATTTCATTGCCAAAGGTAGAGATTTGGAAAAAATCGTGCTTTCAAGAGGTGTAAAACTTCATATTGCACGTAAAACGATGGTCTACAACAATAAAACCGTAATATTCTCGTAA
- a CDS encoding AIR synthase related protein — MSTSSSERYQQRGVSASKEDVHNAIKNIDKGLFPKAFCKIVPDYLTGDEEYCLVMHADGAGTKSSLAYMYWKETGDISVWKGIAQDALIMNIDDLICVGATDNIMLSSTIGRNKNKIPGEVLSAIINGTEELINDLGEFGITIHSTGGETADVGDLVRTIIVDSTVTARLKRTDVIDNANIKAGDVIVGLESFGQANYEKEYNGGMGSNGLTSARHDVFSNYLAEKFPESFDAEVPKDLVYSGNVKLTDTVENSPIDAGKLVLSPTRTYAPIVKKILSKYNSSEIHGMIHCSGGAQTKILHFIDELHVVKDNLFDVPPLFQLIQEQSGTDWKEMYKVFNCGHRLEFYLPEDVANDIIEISKSFGVNAQIIGRVEASNSKKLTISSKYGTFVY; from the coding sequence ATGTCCACATCAAGCAGTGAAAGATATCAGCAACGCGGCGTGTCAGCTTCAAAGGAAGATGTACACAATGCGATAAAGAATATTGACAAAGGTCTTTTTCCGAAAGCGTTTTGTAAAATCGTTCCTGATTATTTAACGGGAGATGAAGAGTATTGCTTGGTAATGCATGCAGACGGCGCAGGTACCAAATCTTCTTTGGCATATATGTACTGGAAAGAAACCGGAGATATCTCTGTGTGGAAAGGTATCGCACAAGATGCGTTGATTATGAATATCGATGATCTTATTTGTGTTGGGGCAACTGATAATATTATGCTTTCTTCTACCATAGGTCGAAATAAAAATAAAATTCCGGGAGAGGTTCTTTCAGCAATTATAAATGGTACCGAAGAATTGATCAATGATTTAGGTGAATTTGGTATTACCATTCATTCTACTGGTGGTGAAACTGCTGATGTCGGTGATTTGGTGAGAACCATTATTGTAGATTCTACTGTTACCGCTAGATTAAAAAGAACTGATGTTATTGACAACGCGAATATAAAAGCGGGTGATGTTATTGTTGGTTTAGAGTCTTTTGGTCAAGCCAATTATGAGAAGGAGTATAATGGAGGAATGGGAAGTAACGGACTCACTTCTGCCCGCCATGATGTTTTTTCGAATTACTTAGCTGAAAAATTTCCAGAAAGTTTTGATGCCGAAGTACCTAAAGATCTTGTTTATTCTGGTAATGTGAAGTTGACAGATACGGTTGAGAATTCACCTATCGATGCTGGTAAATTAGTATTATCGCCAACGAGAACTTATGCACCTATCGTTAAAAAAATACTTTCAAAATATAATTCAAGCGAAATCCACGGAATGATTCATTGTAGTGGAGGGGCGCAAACGAAAATTCTTCACTTTATTGATGAATTGCATGTGGTAAAAGATAATTTATTTGATGTGCCACCGCTTTTTCAATTGATTCAAGAACAGTCAGGTACAGATTGGAAAGAGATGTATAAAGTCTTTAATTGTGGTCATCGATTAGAATTTTATCTTCCTGAAGATGTAGCAAATGATATCATTGAAATCTCGAAAAGTTTTGGTGTAAATGCTCAAATTATCGGTAGGGTAGAGGCTTCAAATTCGAAAAAACTAACAATTTCAAGTAAGTATGGCACCTTTGTGTATTAG